One genomic region from Anopheles bellator chromosome 2, idAnoBellAS_SP24_06.2, whole genome shotgun sequence encodes:
- the LOC131207472 gene encoding probable sodium/potassium/calcium exchanger CG1090, with translation MMAIARPGGRHRAGGGLGRRGRYWHMGIVFLVYSSFHAYSASIGGSGSDEQSAGDLAAAAAGLDLPNVSPNPAFFSATSSSAGDTDTEDTTASTAEEPGPTEETVPTGRPHKHHTHPTWRPKRENCTPPAIEQFPEPLMGPNVRKHGGLILHVLVAIFTFLGLAIVCDDYFVSSLDRICEELKLSPDVAGATFMAAGSSAPELATVVIGVFFAKDDIGISGVIGSAVFNIMFVISVCALCSGTVLQLNWWPLVRDCTFYTISILVMLIVIFNDVISWPESLVMLLFYVVYCVALHFNTPLEKWAHTWNLPIKLPTKEEQSALVTYKNLPETTYTQGQQPGTTDQQQQPPAAVEQPPAQVDQGYAAYMDPNASWDPNAAWGEQAAPAAPTAMAGGNTGGNLNDAWNSGTGQQNYAYEDQYGQDGQKASQPAVQQQATVVAGAPAAGGEDYYKPKEPRPQDSHNPLEKPVDGGVLAQVSWAIVYPIHYTARLTMPDCKTEKYKNWYPFTFLISMIWISFYSYFMVWMITIIGSTLGIPDTVMGLTFVAAGVSVPDALSSIAVIKEGYGDMAVSNAVGSNVFDILICLGLPWFIQTAIIAPGSHVNVISKGLTYSTLSLLSTVLFLLFATHLNGWKLDKRLGIVLMFWYLLFITVASLYELNFFGQLNPPECPSIY, from the exons ATGATGGCCATCGCCAGACCCGGGGGGCGGCATCGGGCGGGGGGTGGCCTGGGCCGCCGAGGACGCTACTGGCACATGGGCATCGTGTTTCTGGTGTACTCCAGCTTCCACGCGTACTCCGCGTcgatcggcggcagcggcagcgacgaGCAGTCGGCGGGGgacctggccgccgccgcggctgGTCTGGACCTGCCCAACGTCTCACCGAATCCGGCCTTCTTCTCCGCTACCTCCTCGTCGGCCGGAGACACCGACACGGAGGACACGACGGCGTCGACGGCGGAGGAGCCGGGGCCGACAGAGGAGACGGTGCCGACGGGGCGGCCACACAAGCACCACACGCACCCGACCTGGCGGCCGAAGCGCGAGAACTGCACCCCGCCGGCGATCGAGCAGTTTCCGGAGCCGCTGATGGGCCCGAACGTGCGCAAGCATGGCGGCCTGATCCTGCACGTCCTGGTGGCGATCTTCACGTTCCTCGGGCTCGCCATCGTCTGCGACGACTACTTCGTGTCGAGTTTAGATAGAATCTGTGAAG AGCTGAAGCTATCACCGGATGTTGCCGGCGCCACGTTCATGGCCGCCGGCAGTTCGGCGCCCGAGCTCGCAACCGTCGTTATCGGGGTGTTCTTCGCCAAGGACGACATCGGCATTAGCGGCGTGATCGGGTCGGCCGTGTTCAACATCATGTTCGTGATATCGGTGTGTGCACTGTGCTCGGGCACGGTGCTCCAGCTCAACTGGTGGCCGCTGGTGCGGGACTGCACCTTCTACACCATCTCGATCCTGGTGATGCTGATTGTCATCTTCAACGACGTGATCTCCTGGCCGGAGTCCCTCGTCATGCTACTGTTCTACGTCGTGTACTGCGTGGCGCTACACTTCAACACGCCGCTAGAGAAGTGGGCCCACACCTGGAACCTGCCGATCAAGCTGCCGACCAAGGAGGAACAGTCGGCCCTGGTCACCTACAAGAACCTGCCCGAGACGACCTACACGCAGGGCCAGCAGCCCGGAACcaccgatcagcagcagcagcccccggCGGCCGTGGAGCAGCCACCGGCCCAGGTGGACCAGGGATACGCGGCGTACATGGATCCTAACGCCAGCTGGGATCCGAACGCGGCCTGGGGTGAGCaggcggcaccggcggcgccCACGGCAATGGCGGGCGGCAACACCGGGGGCAACTTGAATGACGCGTGGAACAGTGGCACCGGCCAGCAGAACTACGCGTACGAGGATCAGTACGGCCAGGATGGCCagaaagccagccagccggcggtccagcagcaggcgacggtggtggccggcgcaCCCGCCGCTGGCGGTGAGGACTACTACAAGCCGAAGGAACCGCGACCGCAGGACTCACACAACCCGCTCGAGAAGCCGGTGGATGGGGGCGTGCTGGCGCAGGTGTCCTGGGCGATCGTGTACCCGATCCACTACACGGCCCGGCTCACGATGCCGGACTGCAAGACGGAGAAGTACAAGAACTGGTACCCGTTCACCTTTCTCATCTCCATGATCTGGATCTCGTTCTACTCGTACTTTATGGTGTGGATGATCACGATCATCGGTTCGACCCTCGGCATCCCTGATACCGTCATGGGACTAACGTTCGTGGCCGCCGGTGTGTCCGTCCCGGACGCGCTTAGTTCCATCGCGGTGATCAAGGAGGGCTACGGCGACATGGCCGTCTCGAACGCCGTCGGGTCGAACGTGTTCGACATTCTGATCTGCCTCGGGCTGCCCTGGTTCATCCAGACCGCCATCATCGCGCCCGGTTCGCACGTCAACGTCATCTCGAAGGGGCTCACCTACTCGACGCTGTCCCTCCTCTCGACCGTGCTGTTCCTGCTGTTCGCCACGCACCTGAACGGCTGGAAGCTGGACAAGCGCCTCGGGATCGTGCTGATGTTCTGGTACCTGCTCTTCATCACCGTCGCGTCGCTCTACGAGCTGAACTTCTTCGGGCAGCTCAACCCGCCCGAGTGCCCAA GCATCTACTAA